The Halorhabdus sp. BNX81 genome includes a region encoding these proteins:
- a CDS encoding halocyanin domain-containing protein: protein MHRRDFLRSAGTVTGGAAAAGAVGSVAAQEDGSGGAQPDYGGWFSNVSNFSSTVDRRGEDEITVEVGVEANTNYYGFGPAAVWVDPDTTVIWEWTGRGNAHNVVADDDSFTSGSAVAEAGTTYERTFSEAGIHKYYCQPHELSGMKGAIVVGDDVPTVAADASTPVNPEHMGVPFQPHYVGIATLLGISSTLAFTFYLLKYGESAHSKGGSD from the coding sequence ATGCATAGACGGGACTTTCTCCGATCTGCCGGGACGGTGACCGGCGGGGCGGCAGCCGCGGGGGCGGTTGGCTCCGTCGCCGCCCAGGAAGACGGCTCGGGCGGCGCCCAGCCGGATTATGGCGGGTGGTTCTCGAACGTGAGCAACTTTTCATCGACAGTCGACCGCCGTGGCGAGGACGAGATTACGGTCGAAGTCGGCGTCGAGGCCAACACCAACTACTACGGGTTTGGCCCGGCGGCCGTGTGGGTCGACCCGGACACGACCGTCATCTGGGAGTGGACTGGTCGGGGGAATGCCCACAACGTCGTCGCCGACGACGACTCGTTCACCTCGGGGTCGGCCGTTGCCGAGGCAGGCACGACCTACGAACGGACGTTCTCAGAGGCCGGCATCCACAAGTACTACTGCCAGCCCCACGAACTGAGCGGCATGAAAGGGGCGATCGTCGTCGGTGACGACGTGCCGACGGTCGCTGCCGACGCATCGACACCGGTCAACCCAGAGCACATGGGCGTCCCCTTCCAGCCCCATTACGTCGGGATCGCCACGCTGCTGGGTATCTCCTCGACGCTCGCGTTCACGTTTTACCTGCTGAAGTACGGCGAATCCGCACACTCGAAAGGGGGGAGCGACTGA
- a CDS encoding ubiquinol-cytochrome c reductase iron-sulfur subunit, with protein MSHEDKYPEESGRRRFVKGVVGSAVLGTVATGGATAIGLTTAPSGVGGGITPYIGIKNTDGPAPRGMPIVPVEIQDDGTIAGVWPDTEEKTVQGQTVTVAEMDMGGTTYSSTWFQYCGVQTYAGISPDADQDDAFRSSSGTYDWQSDIEDGQALTLSDFDDYEEWGNDIGESGLGKPASAGWRSEGDNVQTIPVQVLRSPEVSKMVNGEGDYSDLSSGVRSFLDAATEDDVMAWLNKCTHFCCVPGFKAYGGSERFNAENEVYCQCHQSVYDPFQPVQRQFTALPRPGE; from the coding sequence ATGTCACACGAAGACAAGTATCCGGAAGAATCAGGCCGACGCCGCTTCGTCAAGGGCGTCGTCGGATCGGCCGTTCTCGGCACCGTCGCGACCGGCGGCGCGACCGCGATCGGGCTGACGACGGCACCGTCGGGCGTCGGCGGCGGGATCACGCCGTATATCGGCATCAAGAACACCGACGGCCCGGCCCCACGCGGGATGCCGATCGTCCCGGTCGAGATCCAGGACGACGGCACGATCGCCGGCGTCTGGCCGGACACCGAGGAAAAGACCGTCCAGGGACAGACCGTCACCGTCGCCGAGATGGATATGGGTGGGACGACCTACAGTTCGACGTGGTTCCAGTACTGTGGCGTCCAGACGTACGCCGGCATCAGTCCAGACGCCGATCAGGACGACGCCTTTCGCTCGTCCTCGGGGACCTACGACTGGCAAAGCGACATCGAGGACGGGCAGGCGCTTACCCTGTCTGATTTCGATGATTACGAGGAATGGGGCAACGACATCGGCGAGTCCGGCCTCGGGAAGCCGGCGTCGGCGGGCTGGCGCTCGGAGGGTGACAACGTCCAGACGATCCCGGTCCAGGTGCTCCGCAGCCCTGAAGTCTCGAAGATGGTCAACGGGGAAGGCGATTACAGTGACCTCTCGTCCGGTGTCCGCTCGTTCCTCGACGCCGCGACCGAGGACGACGTGATGGCCTGGCTCAACAAGTGTACACACTTCTGCTGTGTGCCTGGGTTCAAGGCGTACGGCGGGAGCGAACGCTTCAACGCCGAGAACGAAGTGTACTGTCAGTGCCACCAGTCGGTGTACGACCCGTTCCAACCAGTCCAGCGACAGTTCACGGCGCTGCCGCGCCCGGGGGAATGA
- a CDS encoding cytochrome bc complex cytochrome b subunit has product MSLERPDDHDHDAWMEQRDFSRVERMYLTVLIWFDKRLRIVDYLEILEGLYYKVNMQMPKSHTEQYGLDNKFWYWYPLYALGSFSTLAYIVAAISGALLGFYYSPGALGSSGDPTIAYESLTFIMTDLNFGFMLRSIHRWAAQVMVAAVFLHMLRVYFTGAYKEPRELNWLLGIVLISLTLLFGYSGYLLPWDQLAFWAGQIGVEMSLSIPLIGEWVAQLIFGGFTPNPATLQRMYILHVFFLPFVVTTLIAVHIAIVWMQGIAEPH; this is encoded by the coding sequence ATGAGTCTCGAACGTCCCGACGATCACGACCACGACGCCTGGATGGAACAGCGGGACTTCTCGCGGGTCGAACGCATGTACCTGACAGTCCTCATCTGGTTCGACAAGCGCCTCCGGATCGTCGACTACCTTGAGATCCTGGAGGGGCTGTACTACAAGGTCAACATGCAGATGCCAAAGAGCCACACCGAGCAGTACGGGCTCGACAACAAGTTCTGGTACTGGTATCCGCTGTACGCGCTGGGGTCGTTCTCGACGCTCGCGTACATCGTGGCGGCGATCTCGGGTGCCCTGCTCGGGTTTTACTACTCGCCGGGTGCGCTGGGCTCGTCGGGCGATCCGACGATCGCCTACGAGTCACTCACGTTCATCATGACCGACCTGAACTTCGGGTTCATGCTCCGGAGTATCCACCGGTGGGCGGCCCAGGTCATGGTCGCCGCTGTCTTCCTCCACATGCTGCGGGTCTACTTCACCGGCGCGTACAAGGAGCCACGGGAGCTCAACTGGCTGCTCGGCATCGTCCTGATCAGCCTGACGCTGCTGTTTGGCTACTCGGGGTACCTGCTGCCCTGGGACCAACTCGCCTTCTGGGCCGGCCAGATCGGCGTCGAGATGTCATTATCGATCCCACTCATCGGTGAGTGGGTCGCCCAGCTCATCTTCGGTGGGTTCACACCGAACCCGGCGACGCTCCAGCGGATGTACATCCTCCACGTGTTCTTCCTCCCGTTCGTGGTCACCACGTTGATCGCCGTTCACATCGCAATCGTCTGGATGCAGGGCATCGCCGAACCGCACTAA
- a CDS encoding cytochrome bc complex cytochrome b subunit, translated as MTEHDSPDDGVSEQPTDEDPVRADEGPARTGEERVRTDGGETGIVPPDDETPTWSERKERRQGLARTTYEYFERSRREDQDLREESDYVERDVLGFPTWPHEVVRNLALTSFFVGMLVFLAAALPPHIGAPANSGVTPPTILPDWYLYWSFGLLKLGPLNPDLALLGGQKLMADRTFGVMANLVVVGAIAVVPFINKGSARRPVEQPFWAAVGVFGVILSVTLAALSIKNLLPLDSHLLFDLTFLLPFVGAFITYAALKSMREGYMFELNRRYYRLRPPK; from the coding sequence ATGACCGAGCACGATTCACCCGACGACGGAGTCAGCGAGCAACCGACCGACGAGGACCCCGTCCGGGCCGACGAGGGGCCAGCCCGGACCGGCGAGGAGCGTGTCCGGACCGACGGCGGCGAGACGGGCATCGTCCCGCCGGACGACGAGACGCCGACCTGGAGCGAGCGCAAGGAGCGCCGACAGGGGCTCGCCAGGACGACGTACGAGTATTTCGAACGCTCACGCCGCGAAGACCAGGATCTCCGTGAGGAATCCGACTACGTCGAACGCGACGTGCTGGGCTTTCCGACCTGGCCCCACGAGGTCGTTCGGAACCTCGCGCTGACGAGCTTCTTCGTCGGCATGCTGGTGTTCCTGGCGGCGGCGCTGCCGCCACACATCGGCGCGCCGGCCAACTCCGGGGTCACGCCCCCGACGATCCTGCCTGACTGGTATCTCTACTGGTCGTTTGGCCTGCTGAAACTCGGGCCGCTGAACCCCGACCTGGCGTTGCTGGGGGGCCAGAAGCTCATGGCCGACCGGACCTTCGGCGTGATGGCCAACCTCGTCGTCGTCGGTGCGATCGCCGTCGTGCCGTTCATCAACAAGGGCAGCGCCCGTCGCCCGGTCGAACAGCCGTTCTGGGCGGCCGTTGGGGTCTTCGGCGTCATCCTCTCGGTGACGCTCGCAGCGCTGTCGATCAAGAACCTCCTTCCCCTCGACTCGCATCTCCTGTTCGACCTGACGTTCCTGCTGCCGTTCGTGGGTGCGTTCATCACCTACGCGGCGCTGAAGTCGATGCGGGAGGGCTACATGTTCGAACTCAACCGCCGGTACTACCGGCTTCGTCCACCAAAATGA
- a CDS encoding NAD(+)/NADH kinase, with protein sequence MSEDLRDGPVAVVGDDAGVVAELVRSVGVQVVPGTPTEIDEHATAVIAVGETPILKLAQRGCSIPVLPVAVDGGLGGVPADTLQSAIERVRDGNYAIREITTLDVYVNDAHVETALADVMLVTSEPAHISEYSLSTPAESVATFRADGVVIATPTGSRGYARRVGGPVLDPAAEILAAVPVGMFSTTKDHWTLSLPDSGPALSMSIKRDEAPVSLLVDDRTYGRVGPSDRLSLVRGETLSVVSLPESDPPFDIDRDRT encoded by the coding sequence ATGAGCGAGGACCTGCGAGACGGGCCAGTCGCCGTCGTCGGCGACGACGCCGGCGTGGTCGCTGAACTCGTCAGATCGGTCGGGGTCCAGGTGGTGCCGGGGACACCCACCGAGATCGACGAGCACGCGACGGCGGTGATTGCCGTGGGCGAGACACCGATCCTCAAACTCGCCCAGCGAGGGTGTTCGATACCAGTCCTCCCGGTGGCAGTCGACGGCGGACTCGGCGGCGTTCCTGCAGACACCCTCCAGTCCGCCATCGAACGGGTTCGTGACGGAAACTACGCCATCCGGGAAATCACAACGCTCGATGTGTACGTCAACGATGCACACGTCGAGACGGCCCTGGCTGACGTGATGCTGGTGACCAGCGAACCGGCCCACATCTCGGAGTATTCGCTCTCGACGCCCGCCGAATCCGTCGCCACGTTCCGGGCCGACGGCGTCGTGATCGCGACACCGACAGGGAGTCGTGGCTATGCCCGTCGCGTGGGCGGCCCGGTCCTCGATCCGGCTGCTGAGATCCTCGCTGCCGTGCCAGTCGGCATGTTCTCGACGACCAAAGATCACTGGACGCTATCGCTCCCCGACAGCGGCCCTGCCCTGTCAATGTCGATCAAGCGCGACGAAGCACCAGTGTCGCTCCTGGTTGACGATCGGACCTACGGTCGGGTCGGGCCGTCGGATCGGCTCTCGCTCGTCCGGGGCGAGACGCTTTCTGTGGTGTCGCTCCCGGAAAGTGACCCGCCGTTCGACATCGATCGTGATCGTACCTGA
- a CDS encoding halocyanin domain-containing protein, which yields MTDDSVEFSRRALLRASGTAAGGAAAIGAVGSAAAQESGGGQVDYGGWFSDVSNFSSTVDRRGEDEITVEVGVEANQGYYGFGPAAVWVDPDTTVTWEWTGRGNAHNVVADDDSFSSGSAVAEAGTTYERTFSEAGIHKYYCSPHELNGMKGAIVVGDDVPTVEVEGPSGPVVPESAKLFGVTSGFVMTAVLGLVYFFMKYGGDYGDVE from the coding sequence ATGACCGACGATAGTGTCGAATTCTCGCGTCGGGCGCTTCTTCGTGCCAGTGGAACGGCCGCCGGCGGGGCGGCGGCCATCGGCGCGGTCGGCTCCGCCGCGGCCCAGGAGAGTGGCGGCGGTCAGGTCGATTATGGCGGGTGGTTCTCGGACGTGAGTAATTTCTCGTCGACAGTCGACCGCCGTGGCGAGGACGAAATCACGGTCGAGGTTGGTGTCGAAGCCAACCAGGGCTACTACGGGTTTGGCCCGGCGGCCGTGTGGGTCGACCCGGACACGACCGTCACCTGGGAGTGGACTGGTCGGGGGAATGCCCACAACGTCGTCGCCGACGACGATTCGTTCTCCTCGGGGTCGGCCGTTGCCGAGGCGGGTACCACGTACGAACGGACGTTCTCCGAGGCCGGCATCCACAAGTACTACTGCAGCCCTCACGAACTGAACGGTATGAAAGGGGCGATCGTCGTCGGTGACGACGTGCCGACTGTCGAGGTCGAAGGTCCGAGCGGCCCGGTCGTGCCCGAAAGTGCGAAGCTGTTCGGCGTGACGTCCGGATTTGTGATGACTGCCGTGTTGGGCCTGGTGTACTTCTTCATGAAGTACGGCGGCGATTACGGGGACGTCGAGTGA
- a CDS encoding type IV pilin N-terminal domain-containing protein codes for MKLKPFLFDDESGVSPVIGVILMVAITVILAAVIATFVLGLGEQISDTSPQASFELQDDGNTLVHAGGQELPGEGTLTWTATKNGSLANSQGPYSAGDPVVDGGTYGKLTWSNGDTSAILYDGTN; via the coding sequence ATGAAGCTCAAACCATTCCTGTTCGACGACGAATCGGGCGTCTCACCAGTCATTGGGGTGATCCTGATGGTCGCCATCACGGTTATCCTGGCGGCTGTCATCGCGACGTTCGTCCTCGGCCTGGGCGAACAGATCAGTGACACGTCACCGCAAGCGAGTTTCGAGTTGCAAGATGATGGCAATACCCTCGTTCACGCTGGTGGCCAAGAATTGCCGGGTGAGGGGACTTTGACTTGGACGGCCACCAAAAACGGGTCCCTCGCGAACAGCCAAGGACCATATAGCGCTGGCGATCCGGTTGTTGATGGTGGGACATACGGAAAACTCACCTGGAGCAACGGCGATACGTCTGCAATCCTCTACGACGGTACCAACTAA
- a CDS encoding type IV pilin N-terminal domain-containing protein, with protein sequence MKLKPFLFDDESGVSPVIGVILMVAITVILAAVIATFVLGLGEQISETSPSATISVEWDGQTNPATDPVLTLSHEGGQAVDPSNVEFSGALSDINTSAWSGSAWASGGDISAGDTMTIGFDSNLDVDISETGGGEVSEGDTLTVTWNKEDTSAILKSTEAPQAYDSNA encoded by the coding sequence ATGAAGCTCAAACCATTCCTGTTCGACGACGAATCGGGCGTCTCACCAGTCATCGGGGTAATCCTGATGGTCGCCATCACGGTCATCCTGGCGGCTGTCATCGCGACGTTCGTCCTCGGTCTGGGTGAACAGATCAGCGAGACATCCCCGAGTGCGACGATTTCAGTCGAGTGGGACGGTCAAACGAATCCCGCTACGGATCCGGTGTTGACCCTCTCTCACGAGGGTGGACAGGCAGTCGATCCATCGAATGTGGAGTTCAGTGGAGCTTTGTCCGATATTAACACTTCCGCATGGTCAGGTAGTGCTTGGGCCAGTGGCGGAGACATCTCTGCCGGCGATACGATGACAATTGGATTTGATAGCAATCTTGACGTTGATATTTCAGAGACTGGTGGTGGCGAAGTCTCGGAGGGTGACACCCTCACGGTGACGTGGAACAAAGAAGATACGTCGGCCATCCTCAAGTCGACCGAGGCTCCGCAGGCCTACGATAGTAACGCCTAA
- the trpB gene encoding tryptophan synthase subunit beta, whose protein sequence is MAEHSDDPGTFGDYGGRHVPEPLLEPLAHLAAAFEEVALSDDFQDEFRAHLQHFAGRPTPLYHAKRLSEAYGAEIYLKREDLLHGGAHKLNNTLGQALLAKKAGKDRLIAETGAGQHGTATAMVGAMLDLDTEVYMGEKDVARQRMNVFRMRLMGAEVKEVSRGGKGLADAVDAALEDFAENVEDTHYLVGSVVGPDPFPRMVREFQSVIGEEAREQMQAQIGGLPDAAVACVGGGSNAIGLFDAFRDDDVAFYGAEGGGEGADSNRHAAPLADGEDDVLHGMKTRVIDEETEVHSVSAGLDYPGVGPEHAMFKAVGRCDYRGITDDEALEAFRELSMFEGIIPALETSHGLALAKQIADEHDTILVNLSGRGDKDMETAAEHFDLS, encoded by the coding sequence ATGGCAGAGCACTCCGACGATCCCGGGACGTTTGGCGACTACGGCGGTCGCCACGTGCCCGAACCGCTGCTGGAACCGCTTGCTCACCTCGCCGCCGCGTTCGAGGAGGTCGCGCTCAGCGACGACTTTCAGGACGAGTTTCGCGCGCATCTCCAACACTTCGCCGGGCGACCGACGCCGCTGTATCACGCCAAACGATTATCCGAGGCCTACGGCGCTGAGATCTACCTCAAGCGTGAGGACCTCCTCCACGGCGGCGCACACAAGCTGAACAACACGCTCGGGCAGGCGCTGCTGGCGAAGAAGGCCGGCAAGGACCGACTGATCGCCGAGACTGGAGCCGGGCAACACGGCACCGCGACGGCGATGGTCGGCGCAATGCTTGATCTCGACACGGAAGTCTACATGGGTGAGAAGGACGTCGCCCGCCAGCGGATGAACGTCTTCCGGATGCGACTGATGGGCGCGGAGGTCAAGGAGGTCTCCCGCGGCGGGAAAGGGTTGGCCGACGCCGTCGACGCAGCGCTTGAGGACTTCGCGGAGAACGTTGAGGATACCCACTATCTCGTCGGTTCGGTCGTCGGTCCCGATCCGTTCCCGCGGATGGTTCGGGAGTTCCAGTCAGTCATCGGCGAGGAGGCACGCGAGCAGATGCAAGCGCAGATCGGCGGGTTGCCCGACGCCGCAGTCGCCTGTGTCGGCGGCGGGTCGAACGCGATCGGGCTGTTCGACGCGTTCCGTGACGACGACGTGGCCTTTTACGGTGCGGAGGGCGGCGGTGAAGGTGCTGACTCGAACCGACACGCCGCGCCCCTGGCCGATGGGGAAGACGATGTGCTCCACGGAATGAAGACCCGTGTCATCGACGAGGAGACGGAGGTCCACTCCGTTTCGGCCGGACTGGACTACCCGGGCGTCGGTCCTGAGCACGCGATGTTCAAGGCTGTGGGGCGGTGTGACTACCGGGGTATCACTGACGATGAAGCCCTGGAAGCCTTCCGGGAGCTGAGCATGTTTGAGGGGATCATTCCGGCGCTGGAGACGAGCCACGGACTTGCCCTGGCGAAACAGATCGCCGACGAGCACGACACGATCCTGGTCAATTTGAGTGGCCGCGGCGACAAGGACATGGAGACTGCCGCCGAGCACTTCGATCTGAGCTAA
- the coaBC gene encoding bifunctional phosphopantothenoylcysteine decarboxylase/phosphopantothenate--cysteine ligase CoaBC — translation MLEDTNVVLGVTGSIAAVKTVELAHELRRRGATVRAVMTGSATNIIHPWAVELATDGEVVTEIGGSVEHVTFFGEDPWGDVLLIAPSTANTVGKIASAIDDTPVTTCATTALGAGIPVVIAPAMHEPMYDHPGVLEAIERLESWGVSFADPRIEESKAKIASEESIVLETARAAGERPLEGKEVVVTSGATTESIDAIRTLSNRASGTTGRAIAKACYVRGADVTLLHDGPNVPYATVESVESAAEMVAAAEEHAPAADALVSAAAIGDYTVEQRAGKITSGQDDLTLDLKPTPKLLDRVRKRAPDLPMVGFKLEADADDESLTSAARDLLSRVDLSFVVANDAGAAGGAETRALLVRPETTEEFQGSKASLGGRIAEELAVELPE, via the coding sequence ATGCTCGAAGACACGAACGTCGTCCTGGGTGTGACGGGGTCGATCGCGGCGGTCAAGACCGTCGAGTTGGCCCACGAACTCCGCCGACGCGGGGCGACGGTTCGGGCGGTCATGACCGGGTCGGCGACGAACATCATTCATCCCTGGGCGGTCGAGTTGGCGACCGATGGCGAGGTCGTCACCGAGATCGGGGGCAGCGTCGAGCACGTCACCTTCTTCGGCGAGGATCCGTGGGGTGACGTGCTCCTGATCGCACCATCGACGGCCAATACTGTCGGGAAGATTGCGAGCGCAATTGACGACACGCCGGTGACCACCTGCGCGACGACAGCGTTGGGTGCCGGCATTCCGGTCGTCATCGCACCCGCGATGCACGAGCCGATGTACGATCATCCGGGTGTCCTTGAGGCGATCGAGCGACTCGAATCGTGGGGCGTCTCCTTCGCTGACCCACGGATCGAGGAATCGAAAGCCAAGATCGCCAGCGAGGAATCGATTGTTTTGGAGACGGCCCGGGCGGCCGGCGAGCGGCCCCTGGAAGGGAAGGAGGTCGTCGTCACCAGCGGCGCGACGACGGAGTCGATCGACGCGATTCGAACGCTGTCGAACCGCGCCTCGGGGACGACTGGCCGGGCGATCGCGAAAGCCTGCTACGTCCGCGGGGCCGATGTGACACTCCTTCACGACGGGCCGAATGTGCCCTATGCCACAGTCGAATCAGTCGAGAGCGCGGCGGAGATGGTGGCGGCTGCCGAGGAGCATGCGCCGGCGGCGGACGCGCTCGTCTCTGCGGCCGCGATCGGTGACTACACCGTCGAGCAGCGGGCGGGGAAGATCACGTCGGGACAGGACGATCTCACACTCGATCTGAAACCGACACCGAAGCTCCTCGATCGGGTTCGAAAGCGCGCGCCGGACCTGCCGATGGTCGGGTTCAAACTGGAGGCTGACGCCGACGACGAATCGCTGACCTCGGCAGCGCGCGATCTGCTGTCGCGGGTCGATCTGTCGTTTGTGGTCGCTAACGATGCGGGGGCCGCTGGTGGGGCAGAGACGCGGGCATTGCTCGTCCGGCCGGAGACGACTGAGGAGTTCCAGGGGTCGAAAGCGTCACTCGGTGGGCGGATCGCCGAGGAACTCGCAGTCGAACTTCCGGAATAA
- the mnhG gene encoding monovalent cation/H(+) antiporter subunit G has translation MTLLQTLQAVVVGVLVVTGTFFLLIGTIGLLRLPNVYNRLHATSKATTLGAASLFLAGFVYFGPRGAGLISLVGIVFLFLTAPTGAHMISRSAQKIGVPFVEGVSWPVPDDGDEQGETD, from the coding sequence ATGACGCTGCTCCAGACACTGCAGGCCGTCGTCGTCGGCGTACTGGTCGTGACAGGGACGTTTTTCCTCCTCATCGGGACGATCGGCCTGCTCCGGCTCCCCAACGTGTACAACCGGTTGCACGCGACGAGCAAGGCGACGACACTCGGCGCTGCCTCGCTGTTTCTCGCCGGGTTCGTCTACTTTGGCCCACGCGGAGCGGGGCTGATCTCGCTTGTCGGGATCGTCTTCCTGTTTCTGACGGCCCCGACCGGCGCACACATGATCTCCCGGTCGGCCCAGAAGATCGGCGTCCCGTTCGTCGAGGGTGTCTCCTGGCCAGTGCCGGACGACGGTGACGAACAGGGAGAAACAGACTGA
- a CDS encoding monovalent cation/H+ antiporter complex subunit F, translating to MASEFPALLATVLDAALIIASAVTLLAAYRVIRGPTVPDRVVALDTIGTNVVAIAILFALTTDTGLFITVGLVLAIIGFISTITVARFITEGDIIQ from the coding sequence ATGGCAAGTGAATTCCCGGCGTTGCTCGCCACAGTGCTCGATGCAGCCCTGATCATCGCGAGCGCAGTGACCCTCTTGGCAGCCTACCGCGTCATCCGCGGGCCGACCGTCCCGGACCGCGTCGTCGCCCTGGATACGATCGGGACGAACGTCGTCGCCATCGCGATCCTGTTCGCGCTCACGACCGATACGGGGCTGTTCATCACTGTCGGGCTGGTACTCGCCATCATCGGGTTCATCAGCACGATCACTGTCGCTCGCTTCATCACAGAGGGGGACATCATCCAATGA
- a CDS encoding Na+/H+ antiporter subunit E yields the protein MRRWPVIGAALAVLWLFVNGVEPAPMPLAGAALSGLAVGMPIAYLFRRFYASEIAIGGLLRSIPATVIYLVLFLTELITANVDVAYRVLAPSMPIEPAVIEIPLRVESDAAITTIANSISLTPGTLTMDYDGDRNSLYVHAIAGRERDLVVAPIRQWEGYALRIFDEERSPTDPVPDPDADTEETPNGDTDGGESNGK from the coding sequence ATGAGACGCTGGCCGGTCATCGGCGCGGCGCTTGCAGTCCTGTGGCTGTTCGTCAACGGCGTCGAACCAGCCCCCATGCCACTCGCCGGCGCGGCGCTCTCCGGCCTCGCCGTCGGGATGCCGATCGCGTACCTCTTCCGTCGGTTCTACGCGAGCGAGATCGCCATCGGCGGATTGCTCCGGTCGATCCCGGCGACGGTAATCTACCTCGTCCTGTTCCTGACGGAACTCATCACCGCGAACGTCGACGTGGCCTACCGGGTACTCGCCCCGTCGATGCCGATCGAACCCGCAGTGATCGAAATCCCGCTCCGTGTCGAGTCCGACGCCGCGATCACGACGATCGCAAACAGCATCTCACTGACCCCGGGGACGCTCACGATGGACTACGACGGGGATCGAAACTCGCTGTACGTCCACGCGATCGCCGGCCGCGAGCGCGATCTCGTGGTCGCCCCGATCCGCCAGTGGGAAGGGTACGCGCTTCGGATCTTCGACGAGGAGCGATCACCGACCGATCCAGTCCCGGATCCGGACGCAGATACTGAAGAGACTCCGAATGGAGACACAGACGGAGGTGAATCCAATGGCAAGTGA